DNA from Sphingomonas psychrotolerans:
ATATCGCCGCGGTGTCCCCATCCAAGCCCCCCGAAACCCAGCGCATCGCGAAGCTGCTGGCCCGTGCCGGAATCGCGTCGCGCCGCGAGATCGAACGGATGATCGCCGAAGGGCGCATCGCGCTCGACGGTGTCGTCCTCGATACCCCCGCGACGTTGCTCACCTCGCTCGACGGCGTCACCGTCGACGGCGATTCGGTTGCCGCGCCCGCCCCGGCGCGGCTGTTCCGCTATCACAAGCCCGCCGGCCTGCTCACCACCGAGCACGATCCCGCCGGCCGCCCGATCATCTACGATCGGCTGCCGGAGGGCCTGCCGCGCGTAATGCCGGTCGGCCGGCTCGACCTGAGCACCGAGGGGCTGCTGCTCCTCACCACCGACGGCGAGCTCAAACGCGCGCTCGAGCTTCCCGCCACCGGCGTGGAGCGCAGCTATCGCGCCCGCGCCTACGGCCAGATCAGCCAGCCCCAGCTCGAGGAGCTGATGCTCGGCGTCGAGATCGAAGGCGTGCGCTACGGCCCGATCAACGCCAATATCGAACGCCGCACCGGTGCGAACGTCTGGATCGAAATGACGTTGACCGAGGGAAAAAACCGCGAGGTCCGCCGCGTGCTCGAATATCTCGGACTCGAAGTGAACCGGCTGATCCGCACGCGTTACGGCCCCTTCTGGCTCGGCGACTTGCCCCCCGGCGATGTCGACGAGGTCCGCCAGAACGATCTGATCACCTTCCGCACCGTGCTGACGAATCCCGGCGGCGGCAAGGCGGCGTCAAATCTGCAATTCGCAGTGCGCGCGCGCGTCGCCGAGCCGGCGCCCAAACCGCAACCGGTGATCGAACCCGATCGCCGCCTCCGCCGAGCGCCGGCAAAGGCCGCGCCCGCGCCTGCCGAGCCGAACGGCCCGCGCTTCACCCCCCGCGCCACGCCCCCGGCGCGCGAAGAGCGGCGCCCGACAGGCGGTGCCGGCCGCGACGCAGGTAGCAAAACCTTCGGCCGCAGCGATCGCGAATCCCGTTTCAAGCCCGGCACGAAGCCGGCAGGCCGTGACGAACGTCCCACGCGCGCTGACACGCCGTCGCGCGAGGAGCGCCGTCCGACGGGCACCGCGGGCCGCGACGCCGGCGGCAAAGCCTTTGGTCGCAGCGAGCGTCCGGTGCGCAGCGAAGCCCGCCCGACCGGCAGCGACTCCCGTTTCAAGCCCGGCGCCAGGGCGCCGGCCCGTGTCGAACGCCCCGTGCGCGACGACGCCCGCCCCCCGGCGAAGGAAGCGCGCTTCACGCCGCGTGGCACGCCGCCGGCCCATGCCGGGCGTCCGCCGCGTGAGGAGGCACGCCAGGTCGACAAGCCCGCGCGCGCAGCGCGCGCCAAGGCGCATCGCGACCAGCAGGACCCGCGCGCCGGCGAAATCGTCGATCGGCCTCGCGCCGGTCGCCCAAGCAAAGGGCCGGCCGGCGGTCGCGGGAAGCCCGCCCGGCCTGCGCGCCCGCCGCGGACGCGGAAATAATGCGGATCATCGCCGGAGAATGGCGGGGCCGCCAGCTGGTCGCGCCCAAGGGTGACACGACTCGCCCCACCGCCGATCGTACCCGCGAGGCGTTGTTCTCGATGCTCGTCAGCCGCGTCGGCAGCTTCGAAGGACTCGCTGTCGCCGATCTGTTTGCGGGTTCGGGCGCGCTCGGGCTCGAGGCATTGTCGCGCGGCGCCGCCTCGTGCCTGTTCGTCGAGCACGACAAGGCCGCGATCGACGCGCTCAAGACCAATATCGCCAAACTGGGTGCAAAGGGCGCCGAAATCCGCGCCACCTCGGCACTGGCGCTCGGCCCGGCGGTCAAGCCGCTCGACCTGATCCTGATGGACCCGCCTTATGGCACCGGCGCTGGCGTGGTGACGCTCGACAAGCTCGGCCGCCTTGGCTGGGCCGGCCCCGCGACCTGGATCAGCATCGAGACTGCGAAGGCCGAAGAGATCGAACTCGCCGGCTTCGAAGTCGACGCGACTCGCGTTTACGGCAAGGCCCGCGTCACGCTGTTGCGGAAAGTCTGAGCTGCCCCGTGCTCCGGCGAAGGCCGGAGCCCTGGAGAGCGAAGGACTACACGACCCAACGCTCCGGCCTTCGCCGGAGCACCAGGTGACGGGTTGAGCTTACATCAGCGCAGGCACACGTTTCCCCTTGGTCCTGCTAGTCAAATGAAACAGCCGACACCGGTCGCAACGGTACGGCCTGAGCGCGAAACCAGATTGCTCGATCGCAACCAGCGCATCCCCTTCCGACGCAAACCGCTTTTTCCGCAGGCAAACGCTCAGCTTGGTCCGCATCTCACGCCAGGCGGCTCTTCCGCGATACCAGCGCCAGCCCCACCAGGCTCAGTATCGCCGCGCCGGCGAGATAATAGCCCACCAGCACCAGCCCGCCTTTCTCGACCAGGGCCGCCGCGATCAGCGGCGTCAGTCCCCCGCCTATGATCCCGCCGAGATTGAAGGTCACCGACACGCCGGTATAGCGCACCCGCGCCGGAAACAGGCTCGGCAGCCAGCCGCCCAAAGGCCCATAGACGAACCCCATCACGAACAGCCCGGCCGCCAGCCACGCGAACACGCTCGCCAGCGCCCCCGCGGTGACGAACAGCCCGATCGTCAGCCCCGCCGCAACCGTCGCGACGCAGCCGATCGCGAGCACGCGCGTGGCGCTGCTGCGATCCGCGAGGCTGGAAGCGATCCAGATCCCTGCCGCCATGAACAGGATCGCCGCCAGCTCCACCGCAAGGAAGGTCTCGCGATCATAGCCGAGCCCCTTCGTCGCATAGCCGATGATGAACACGGTCGAGATGTAGAACAGCGCAAAGCAGGCGACGGTGCCGACGGTCCCCGCCAGCGTCGGCAGCCAGTGGTCGCGAAACAGCTCGCCTACCGGAATGCGCGGCGGCGGTGCGCTTTCCTGCGCAGCGACGAATGCCGGCGTCTCGGTCAGCTTGACCCGCACCCACAGCCCCAGCCCGACCAGCACCGCGCTGGCAAGGAACGGCAGCCGCCAGCCCCATTCGCGGAACTGGTCGTCGCTCAGCAGCGCGCCGAGCAGCAGGAAGAAGCCGTTGGCGAAGATGAACCCCACCGGCGCGCCGAGCGGCGGAAACGCACCATAGCGATTGGTCCAGCCCGGCGGCGCGTTCTCGACGGCGAGCAGCGACGCCCCGCCCCATTCACCCCCCAGCCCGAGCCCTTGGCCGAAGCGGAGCAGACAGAGCAGGGCAGGCGCCACCCAGCCGATCATCGCATAGGTCGGCAGGAAGGCGATCAGGACGGTCGAGATGCCCATCAGCATCAGCGAGGCGACCAAAGTCGACTTGCGCCCCATCCGATCGCCGAAATGCCCGAACACCAGCCCGCCCAGCGGGCGCGCGAAAAAGGCGACGCTGAAGCTCGCATAGGAAGCAAGCTGGGCAAGCGCGGGATCGGTCGCGGGGAAGAACAATGCCGGAAACACCAAGGCCGCGGCCGTCGCGTAGATGTAGAAGTCGTAGAACTCGACCGAAGTCCCCACCAGGCTCGCGAACAGGATGCGGCGATGCGATGCGATCGGTGCGGCGGCCATGGACTTCCCCTTCCCGCCCTCTCCTAGGAAAGAAGCCGGCGCTTGGGGAGCCCCGTTCATCGGCCGGACAGTTTCGCCTGTGTATCGAACTCCCACGATCGCAGCACCGGAAATAGGGAGACGGCCATGCGCGAGTCAGCAGGACGCCGGCTGGTATTCGCAACGCTCTTCGCGCTGGTCGCGGGCGTTCTGGTCCATTTCTACAATCCCGTGGATCACGTCCGCGCGGACCTTCGCGCCGACGGCAGCGGAGTCAAACTCAGCCTCGAAATCGCCGCGCACGCGATTGAAAAGGTCTGCTGGCGCGCCTGACGCCCCGCTCATAGCCAACTGGGTTGAGAATGCATTCAGCCCGCGCGGCAACAGCGAAAGCCAGCGCGCCGGTCTGGTAGCGCGAGTGTCGAGAAGCGAATACCTTCCACTTTTCCTGAGCTGAACGGCAACAATTGCGTCTGCCAGCAGCCGCGCATCGCCGCGGCAAAATCCACAGCGGGCCAAGCCGCGCCCTGTCCCCGCCCCCGGCTTCCCGCTATCATGCCCTGATGGCGGAGAAGCGCGAAGTTCTGGTGGTGGGCGGCGGCACGGCCGGGTGGATCACGGCCGCCTATCTTGCGCGCTTCTTCGAGGGGCGAGTCGGCGTGACATTGCTCGAATCGCCCGAGATCGGCATCATCGGCGTCGGCGAGGGCGCCTTCCCGACGATCCGGAACACGCTCAAATTCCTCGGGATCGACGAGAGCCATTTCATCCGCGCCGCGTCGGCCACTTTCAAGCAGGGCATCCGCTTCGACGACTGGCTCCACGCCCCCGCGTCCGACGGCACCCGCCATCATTATCTCCATCCCTTCGAGGCGCCGTTTCAGGCCGAAGCGAGCGGGCTCGTTCCCTATTGGCTGCTCCAGGATGAGGCCACTCGCGCGCCCTTCGCGGAGGCAGTGACGATCCAGAACCGCGTCGCCGAGGCGCAGCGCGCACCCAAGCGATCCGGCGAAGGCGACTATGCCGGCCCGCTCAATTACGCCTATCATTTCGATGCGGCGCGGCTCGCCGAAGTGATCGCCGCGCGCGCCGTCGAACTCGGGGTGCGGCATCTGGCGGGGCGGCTCACGCACGTAGAGCTGGCAGAGGATGGCAGCGTCGCCGGGGTGGTCACCGACGCGCACGGCGCACTCGCCGCCGACCTCTATATCGATTGTTCGGGCTTCCGCGCAGAGCTGATCGGCAACGCTCTGGGGGTACCGCTCAAATCGGTGAAGCACCTCTTGTTCACCGATCGCGCGCTCGCCTGCAAGATCCCCTATGACCGCCCCGACGCGCCGATCGCGAGTTTCACCATCGCTACCGCGCATGCCGCGGGCTGGACGTGGGATATCGGATTGCAGGGCGCGCGCGGGATCGGCTGCGTCTGGTCTTCAGCGCACATGTCCGACGAGGACGCAGCGGCGGTGCTGCGCGATTATGTCGGGCATGACGCGTTTGCGGCGCGCATGATCCCGTTCGAGCCCGGCTATCGCGAGGCGCAATGGGTCAAGAATTGCGTCGCGGTCGGGCTGTCGGGCGGGTTCCTCGAGCCATTGGAATCTACGGGCGTGGTGCTGATCGAGGCGGCGGTGGCGATGATCGCCGAGCTGTTTCCGCTGGGTGGCCCCGCCGACGCGCCCGCCGCGCGGTTCAACCAGCTGATCGCGGCGCGCTACGAGAGCATCATCAACTTTTTGAAACTGCATTATTGCCTGAGCCGGCGCAGCGAGCCCTTCTGGCGCGACAATGCCGATCCTGCATCGATTCCGCCCGCGCTGCAGGCACTGCTGGGCGAATGGCGCCGGCGTCCGCCGAGCCGCTTCGATTTCCTGCTCGATCTCGAGAGCTTCGCCTTCTTCAACTATCAGTACATCCTCTACGGGATGGAATTCCGCACCGATCTGTCCGGAAGCCGCGGCGATTTCCCCGCGATGGCGGCGGCCGAGAAATTGTTCGCCCGCATCCGCGGCTTCGGCGAACGCGCCACCGCGGATTTGCCGAGCCACCGCACACTGATCCGCCAGATCAACGAAGGCCTGTCGCTGGCGGGGTGAAAGATACCCGCCCCGCGACTCGCGCGGGACGGGCACAGGAGGAAAGTCAGGCGGACGCCAGCCGTCCGTCGACCTGGTCGAGCTCGCCGGTCTCGCGGGCCTTCTTGCCGTAGACCGCTTCGAACAACGGCGTGGCCATCACGGTGGTGACGATCGCCATCAGCACCAGCATCGAGAACAAGGTGGGGCCGATGATCCCCTTCTGGAGGCCGATGTTGATGATGATCAGCTCCATCAGCCCGCGCGAGTTCATCAGCGCGCCGATGCCGAGCGCGGTGCGGTTGTCCTCGCCCGAAAGCCGCGCCGCCGCCCAGCACGCGCCGAACTTGGCGAGGACAGAGACCGCGAGCACGCCGAGGGCGATGAGGAGGAGCGACACCGAATTGACCATGTCCAGCCGGGTGTTGAGTCCCGAATAGGTGAAGAACATCGGCAGGAGGAGGACCACCGCGAGCGGCTCGACCTTGCGTTTGAGCTCCTCGACAAACAGCCCACGCGGCATGCAAACGCCGATCAGGAAGCCGCCGAAGATCGCGTGGATCCCGATCGCGTCCATCAGGAAGGCCGAGAGGCAGAACAGCAGCATGGTGATCGCGAGCATCTGGCTGCTCATCTCGCCCCGCGCCTCGACCGCGCGGCCCAGCGGGGCGAGCAGTTTGCGCCCGAACAGGATCATGAACCCGGTATAGAGCACCGCCCCGCCGATCGCGATCACCGCCACGCCCGGCCCCGCCCCGAAGGTCGCGAGCACCAGTGCCAGCACGCACCACGACGCCGCGTCGTCAAAGGCTCCGGCGGTGAGCGTCAGCGTGCCGAGCGACGAATTGGCGAGCCCACGCTCGTTGATGATCCGGGCGAGCATCGGGAAGGCAGTCAGCGCGATGCAGGCACCCATGAACAGAGTCGCGTTGCCCTGGCTGATCCCCGGCGCGAACAGCCCCGGCACGGTCAACAGGAACGGAGTGATCAGCGCCGCCAGCGCGAACGGCGCCGCGATCCCCGCCGCCGACACCGCCGCCGCGCTCTTCGCTTTGGACTGGAAGTGATCGAGCCGCAGCGTCAGCCCGACCATGAACATGTAGAGCCCCACGCCCAATTGCGCGCCGACATAGAGCACGTTGCGGGTCTCCTTGGGGAAGATCGCATTCTGCAGCTCGGGGAAGAACAGCCCGAGCAGCGACGGCCCGAGCACCACGCCGGCGATCATCTCGCCGACGACCTGCGGCTGGCGGAACAATTTCTGCCCGAGCCAGCCGACGACGCGGCAGGCGAGGATGATCACTGCGAGCTGCAGGAAGAAATGGACGCTGAAATCCGCGGGCGAATAGCTTTTGACGGCATTCACTGCCGGTCCGTGCGGATTGAGCACGTCGGTCAACGCGAACCAGGCATTGTCGAGCAAATCAGACATCAAACCTCCCCCGATGCATGTCGCGCGGGCATCTTGAGTGCCTCCCGCTAATCACAGGGAGCGTCGCATCCGGCCGCTGCGCAATGTCTAAATCGGGGCCTGCCGGCATTTTCCGGAAGCCGGGAAGCTTTGTGTTGCATGGTGCGCACACAATAGTAACGTACCTACATGACAACGCGGACAAGATAGCGACATAGGTACGATATGAAGGTGATCGGCAGCCGCGAATTCAACCAGGACGTCAGCGCCGCCAAGCGAATCGCGCGACTCGAACCGGTGTTCGTCACCGATCGCGGTAAGCCCACGCATGTGCTGATGAGCATCGACGCCTTCCGCCGGATGAGCGGCCGGCGCGAAAGCATCCTCGACCTGCTCGCGATGCCCGGCGCCCGGGAAACCGAACTGGCGCCGCCCGAGCGCTGGGACCGTCCCGAACCACGCTGATGTACCTCCTCGACACGCCGATAGTCTTCGAACTGCGCAGGGCCCGCGCCGGCGAGGCTGATCCGGGGCTCGCCGCCTGGGCTGCAAGCGTGGCGCGCGAGCGGCTATTCCTGTCAGCGATCAGCCTCGTCGAGCTGGAGGCCACGATCGAGCGGACCACGCGGCACGACAAAACCGCCGGCGCGGCGCTGCGCAGCTGGCTCGACGTCCAGCTGCTGCCGGCGTTCGAGGGTCATATCCTCGCGCTCGACGCGGCAGTCGCGCGCCGCCGCGGCCAGCTCGCGCTCGTCGACACCCGCGACGCGCTGTTCGCCGCCACTGCGCTCGAGCACGGCCTGACGCTCGTCACCCGCAACCTCGCAGCCTTCAAAGGCACCCGCGTCAAGCTGTTCGACCCGCGCGACTATCGCGCCAGCGACGAAGAGGACACCGATTGGCGCACCGCTGTGCGCAGCAGCGCGGCGTGGCTGCGTAACCCGTTCGTCCGGAGCTGAAGCCAGCGGTCTGGCCCGGTCTTTCTAAGGCGCGCTGACGCCGCTGCAACAAACCGACATATGATTGTAACGCAACGCCGCCAGTGGAGCCGGTGCCGGCGCAGGGTCCCCTCCTGCCGCGCCGGCTCTCCCCGAACTACGGGGCGGCTCCGGCCGCCCCGGCTTTTTGGCTATTCGGGGCGGTGGCAAACCGCTTCGATATTCTGCCCGTCGGGATCGCGCACGAAAGCGGCGTAGTAATTCGGATGATAATGCGCGCGGATGCCCGGGCCGCCATTGTCGGTGCCGCCGGCGGCCAGCGCAGCGGCGTAGAAGGCGTCAACCTCGGCCCGGCTGTCGACTGCGAAAGCGATATGGGTGCCAGCCCCGACTCGCTCTTCGTCACCTATCCAGAAAAAGGGTTTGCCGTCCTTGCCATAGCCGATCGCAGTGCCCGCCCCGGTCTGTTCGGGAGTGACGCGCATCAGCTCGGCAATGCCGAGCGGAGCGAGTGCGGCGGCATAGAAGGCGCTCGATTTGGCGAGGTCTGAAATGGCGAAGCCGACATGGTCGATCATGATGAAGTCACTCCTGGCTTAGGGAAACAGGTCCACGACCTCGGCGCCTTCGCCCTCGGCTTCAAGCAGCAAGGTGCGGTGGCAATGTTCGGGATTGCGCTCGAAGCACAGCAAGGCGCTCGGCTTCTCGGCGGCGAGCGCACGCATCTTCGCCGCCTCGGCCTGCGCTTCGGGCAGTCCGAGCTGCACCTCGTACACCGCCTCCAGGGTTGCGACATCGCCTTTCTTGGCCGCGTCGCGCCCGGGCTTGGGCGTGCCGAGATTCTTCAGCAGGACATAGTCGATCCCGGCATCCTTGAGGCTGGCCGCAAGGATGTTCTTCGAGAAGCCCGGCCGCCGCGACAGCGGAACGGCACGCACATCGATCACCCGCTCGACACCCGCCTTGTGCAGCGCCGCGATGAACTCGGCCATCGTGGTCGCTTCATAGCCGATGGTGAAGATCTTCATGTCCTCAGGCTCCGCACGACGCCCCAGGCGATCAACGCCTGTCCGGCGAAATAAGTCGGCCAGATCAGCAGTCCCGGCAGCGCCGACCCGGCCAATGGCCCGATCTGGCCAAAGATGAGCAGATCCGACAGCACGAACAATGCGGCGCCCAGCGCCACGCTCCTCTGCGGGAAGCAGCTGATCGCGGCGGTGCCGAACATCGCGCCGAGCCCCGCGGCGTACAGCGCGATACCGGGCGCCGCCGCCCGGTCTGCCGGCAATGCCCATCCCGTCGCCGCCACCGCCACCGCGATCACCATTGCCTGCCACAACGCGCCCTCGCGGTTGCGCAGGTACAGCACCACAGCGACGACATGACCCGCAAGAAAAGCGATAGCACCGGTCGTCAGCCCGTGCGTTTCCAGCAGTACATCGCCCAGTGCGCCCAGCCCCAAAGCCGCAGCGATCAGCCAGCCGTCGACCGAGCGTGCCTGCGTCGCCGCCCACAACGCCAGCAGCCCGACGCCCGCTCCCTTCCAGACCGCGTTGATCGTCGGCGCGGCGGCGATCCAGTGCGTCGCATAATAGCTGCCCCCGGCGACCAGCGCGGCGAGGAAGAGCAAGCGAGCGATCCGGGCGTCCATGCGCCGAACATAGCGCCGTCACGCCCTTTGTCATGCGCCGCACATACCGCTATTCGCCCGACCGTGACTCATGACATCCACATCATCGGCGGCGGCCTTGCCGGCTCCGAAGCCGCCTGGCAGCTCGCTTCGGCCGGGTACAAGGTCAAGCTTTCCGAAATGCGCGGCTCCGGCAGCATGACCGCCGCACACCAGAGCGACCGCCTCGCCGAACTGGTCTGCTCCAACTCGTTCCGCTCGGATGACGCCGAGCGCAATGCGGTCGGGCTGCTCCATCAAGAGATGCGCGATCTCGGCTCGCTGATCCTGACCCAGGGCGACATCCACAAGGTCCCCGCCGGCTCGGCACTGGCGGTAGACCGCGACGGTTTTGCCGACGGCGTGACTGCGGCACTGGCGGCGCACCCGAACATCACTATCGTCCGCGAGCGGGTCGACCAATTGCCCGCCGAGGGTCTGACCATCGTCGCCACCGGGCCGCTCACTGCCCCCGGCCTCGCCGAAAGCATCGGCACCGCGACCGGCAAGGAGAGCCTCGCCTTTTTCGACGCGATCGCGCCGATCGTCCATTTCGAGAGCATCGACTTCACCACCGCCTGGTACCAGTCCCGCTGGAACAAGGGCGAGGGCAAGGATTACATCAACTGCCCGATGTCGAAGGACGAATATGTCGCCTTCCACGCCGGGCTGCTCGCCGGCGAGAAGACCGAATATCGCGAGTGGGAGAACGTCCCTTATTTCGAAGGCTGCATGCCAATCGAAGTGATGGCCGAGCGCGGTGTCGACACGTTGCGCTACGGCCCGATGAAGGGCGTCGGGCTCGACGATCCACGCACCGGGCGCTGGCCCTATGCCGTGGTCCAGCTGCGCCAGGATAATGCGTCTGGCACGCTGTGGAACATGGTTGGCTTCCAGACCAAGCTCAAATATGGCGCGCAAGTCGAGCTGTTCCGCACCATTCCCGGGCTGGAGAACGCCGAGTTCGCGCGGCTGGGCGGGCTGCACCGCAACACTTTCATCCGCTCGCCCGAATTGCTCGATCCCACGCTGCGCCTCAAATCGCGCCCGAACATCCGCTTCGCCGGCCAGATCACCGGCTGCGAAGGCTATGTCGAGAGCGCCGCGATCGGGCTGCTGGCGGGGCGGTTCGCCGCCACCGAGCTGGCGGGGCAAATACTTCCGCCGCCGCCGCGCGAGACCGCGCTCGGCGCGCTGCTCGCGCACATCACCGGTGAGGCGGAGGTGGAGACCTACCAGCCGATGAACGTCAATTTCGGCCTGTTTCCGCCGATCGAGGGCCGCTCGAAAAAGGCCGATCGCAAGCTGATGTATACCAGCCGGGCGCGCGAAGCGTTCAACGGCTGGCTGCCCGCCTAGTCCTCGGCCTCTTCCTTCACCGGAGCGGCCGGGCAGACGCAGCGGGGCTTTGCCCCGGCGCGTGGCTTGGGTGCCGTCGCGACGAACTCCGCTCGGGTCAGTGCGCCTGACTTGTCGGCGTCCGCACCGGCGAATTTTGTCGTGGTCTTGATCGCCCATTCGTCGAAGTCGAGCCGCCCGTCATGGTTGGTATCGAGCTTGGCGAAGGCCTTGTGCCGCGCGACCAGATATTCCTCGCGAGTCACCGCATCGTTGCGGTCCTTGTCGAATCGGTCGAAGCGCTTCTGCTCGCGCGTCTTTGCGCTCGCCTTGGGCGCGTCTGCCGGCAGTGGCTCGTCGGCTATCGCCGCCGCGGCGCGGGCCGCCGGGGCCGCTGGAAGTTTGAACTCGGAAGCGGCCGAGCCGCGAAACAGGAACATGCCTGCGAGCATCAGCAACGCCGCTGCGCCCGCGCCTGCGAAATAGCGCCACATCGAAGGTCTCCCCCGATCGTCGAAGGCGACAGGCTACGCCTGTGGCGCGCGCTGGCAAGCCCCTATCTGCCGGTCAGGCGATGCCATAACAGCCGGCCGACCCGGTGCGGCGCGCCGGTTCGTGACGGCGTACCCTCGGGCACCCGCAAATCCAGCCGCGCCAGATGGGCCAGCGCGCCGAGCGCCCGGCCGTTGCGGCTCCAGCGCCTGGCCGCCGCCGTATCCAGCAGGGGAATAGCAATGGCTCTCGCGATATCGGCTTCCCCGGAACCGCGAAGGTTGCGCGACAGATCCGCCAGCGCCCAGCCCTGCCCCGCCTCGGCGAGCGGGTCGCCCGGCCCCGCCCCCATCGCCGCACCGGCCGCGACGAACAAATGCCCCCGCCCCTCCGCGAACCGCCGCAACGCGTCAGGATCGAGCACTTCTTCCTCGATCAGCACTTCCCAGCCATGGACGATCGGCACCAGCGACGCGCCGCTTACGCCTTTCGGCATGACCTCGCGCTCCAGCGCCGTGAGCACCGGTTCGGCGGGCGCGGGCGACTGGTCCAGCCGCGCCAGCGCCTCGCGCCACCAGGCGAGCCGCATCTGGCCCAGCGCCGGCTCGCGCGTCGTCCTGAGCAGCAGCGCCAGTGCATCGTCGAGCGCCAGCAACGCCTGGAGCGCGTGCCTACCCTCCGGCCGCGCGTAGGACAGCGCCAGCATCCGCTCGGGATCGGCGCCGGCGTCTCCGGTCATGCCCCTAGGCTCCATAAGCGCTGCGTTAACCAACTGAATTTAGACAGCGTTAGCTGTGCGCGTGGCAATACGTCGCGTTGATCGGGGACCGGGATCGCAATCATGGTGGGCAATCGGCAGAGCTTGACGGAGGCACGGGCGTTCCTGACGCGCCTTGCCCGCGATACGCGCGCCAATACGCTCGCGCTCATGACGATGGCGCTGATTCCCCTCGCCGGGATGGTTGGCGGCGGCATCGACATCAGCCGCATGTACATCGTCAAGACGCGCCTGCAACATGCTTGCGACGCGGGCGCGCTGGCGGGCCGCAAGATGATGGGCGGCGGCAGCTGGTCGGCGAACACCTATGCCGCCCGCGGCGAGGCCGAGCGGTTCTTCGACGCCAATTTCAATCCCAACGCCTATGGCACCACGCTCGAAGCGGCCGCTGATCGCCGCAGCTTCACCGAGGCCGCGGGCAAGGTGACCGGCACCGCGCGCGCGATCGTGCCGATGACCTTGATGCGTATCTTCGGCAAGACCAGTGAGACGCTCAGCGTCACGTGCGACGCCGA
Protein-coding regions in this window:
- a CDS encoding pseudouridine synthase, with amino-acid sequence MSPSKPPETQRIAKLLARAGIASRREIERMIAEGRIALDGVVLDTPATLLTSLDGVTVDGDSVAAPAPARLFRYHKPAGLLTTEHDPAGRPIIYDRLPEGLPRVMPVGRLDLSTEGLLLLTTDGELKRALELPATGVERSYRARAYGQISQPQLEELMLGVEIEGVRYGPINANIERRTGANVWIEMTLTEGKNREVRRVLEYLGLEVNRLIRTRYGPFWLGDLPPGDVDEVRQNDLITFRTVLTNPGGGKAASNLQFAVRARVAEPAPKPQPVIEPDRRLRRAPAKAAPAPAEPNGPRFTPRATPPAREERRPTGGAGRDAGSKTFGRSDRESRFKPGTKPAGRDERPTRADTPSREERRPTGTAGRDAGGKAFGRSERPVRSEARPTGSDSRFKPGARAPARVERPVRDDARPPAKEARFTPRGTPPAHAGRPPREEARQVDKPARAARAKAHRDQQDPRAGEIVDRPRAGRPSKGPAGGRGKPARPARPPRTRK
- the rsmD gene encoding 16S rRNA (guanine(966)-N(2))-methyltransferase RsmD — encoded protein: MRIIAGEWRGRQLVAPKGDTTRPTADRTREALFSMLVSRVGSFEGLAVADLFAGSGALGLEALSRGAASCLFVEHDKAAIDALKTNIAKLGAKGAEIRATSALALGPAVKPLDLILMDPPYGTGAGVVTLDKLGRLGWAGPATWISIETAKAEEIELAGFEVDATRVYGKARVTLLRKV
- a CDS encoding MFS transporter, whose protein sequence is MAAAPIASHRRILFASLVGTSVEFYDFYIYATAAALVFPALFFPATDPALAQLASYASFSVAFFARPLGGLVFGHFGDRMGRKSTLVASLMLMGISTVLIAFLPTYAMIGWVAPALLCLLRFGQGLGLGGEWGGASLLAVENAPPGWTNRYGAFPPLGAPVGFIFANGFFLLLGALLSDDQFREWGWRLPFLASAVLVGLGLWVRVKLTETPAFVAAQESAPPPRIPVGELFRDHWLPTLAGTVGTVACFALFYISTVFIIGYATKGLGYDRETFLAVELAAILFMAAGIWIASSLADRSSATRVLAIGCVATVAAGLTIGLFVTAGALASVFAWLAAGLFVMGFVYGPLGGWLPSLFPARVRYTGVSVTFNLGGIIGGGLTPLIAAALVEKGGLVLVGYYLAGAAILSLVGLALVSRKSRLA
- a CDS encoding tryptophan halogenase family protein; its protein translation is MAEKREVLVVGGGTAGWITAAYLARFFEGRVGVTLLESPEIGIIGVGEGAFPTIRNTLKFLGIDESHFIRAASATFKQGIRFDDWLHAPASDGTRHHYLHPFEAPFQAEASGLVPYWLLQDEATRAPFAEAVTIQNRVAEAQRAPKRSGEGDYAGPLNYAYHFDAARLAEVIAARAVELGVRHLAGRLTHVELAEDGSVAGVVTDAHGALAADLYIDCSGFRAELIGNALGVPLKSVKHLLFTDRALACKIPYDRPDAPIASFTIATAHAAGWTWDIGLQGARGIGCVWSSAHMSDEDAAAVLRDYVGHDAFAARMIPFEPGYREAQWVKNCVAVGLSGGFLEPLESTGVVLIEAAVAMIAELFPLGGPADAPAARFNQLIAARYESIINFLKLHYCLSRRSEPFWRDNADPASIPPALQALLGEWRRRPPSRFDFLLDLESFAFFNYQYILYGMEFRTDLSGSRGDFPAMAAAEKLFARIRGFGERATADLPSHRTLIRQINEGLSLAG
- a CDS encoding cation:proton antiporter, which codes for MSDLLDNAWFALTDVLNPHGPAVNAVKSYSPADFSVHFFLQLAVIILACRVVGWLGQKLFRQPQVVGEMIAGVVLGPSLLGLFFPELQNAIFPKETRNVLYVGAQLGVGLYMFMVGLTLRLDHFQSKAKSAAAVSAAGIAAPFALAALITPFLLTVPGLFAPGISQGNATLFMGACIALTAFPMLARIINERGLANSSLGTLTLTAGAFDDAASWCVLALVLATFGAGPGVAVIAIGGAVLYTGFMILFGRKLLAPLGRAVEARGEMSSQMLAITMLLFCLSAFLMDAIGIHAIFGGFLIGVCMPRGLFVEELKRKVEPLAVVLLLPMFFTYSGLNTRLDMVNSVSLLLIALGVLAVSVLAKFGACWAAARLSGEDNRTALGIGALMNSRGLMELIIINIGLQKGIIGPTLFSMLVLMAIVTTVMATPLFEAVYGKKARETGELDQVDGRLASA
- a CDS encoding type II toxin-antitoxin system Phd/YefM family antitoxin, with protein sequence MKVIGSREFNQDVSAAKRIARLEPVFVTDRGKPTHVLMSIDAFRRMSGRRESILDLLAMPGARETELAPPERWDRPEPR
- a CDS encoding type II toxin-antitoxin system VapC family toxin; this encodes MYLLDTPIVFELRRARAGEADPGLAAWAASVARERLFLSAISLVELEATIERTTRHDKTAGAALRSWLDVQLLPAFEGHILALDAAVARRRGQLALVDTRDALFAATALEHGLTLVTRNLAAFKGTRVKLFDPRDYRASDEEDTDWRTAVRSSAAWLRNPFVRS
- a CDS encoding VOC family protein is translated as MIDHVGFAISDLAKSSAFYAAALAPLGIAELMRVTPEQTGAGTAIGYGKDGKPFFWIGDEERVGAGTHIAFAVDSRAEVDAFYAAALAAGGTDNGGPGIRAHYHPNYYAAFVRDPDGQNIEAVCHRPE
- a CDS encoding DUF488 domain-containing protein, with protein sequence MKIFTIGYEATTMAEFIAALHKAGVERVIDVRAVPLSRRPGFSKNILAASLKDAGIDYVLLKNLGTPKPGRDAAKKGDVATLEAVYEVQLGLPEAQAEAAKMRALAAEKPSALLCFERNPEHCHRTLLLEAEGEGAEVVDLFP